The following is a genomic window from Hymenobacter sp. APR13.
CCGGCTCCATGGTGGCCAACCGCGGCATCAAGAACCTGAACCCGCAGATGGTGCGCAACATTGCCCTGGCCTGGGTGCTCACGCTGCCCGTAACGATGGCGCTGTCAGGTGGTTTGTTCCTACTGTTCCGCGCTATTCTGGGCTAGCAGCCACCGGCACCTTTCCTGCCTTAATACAAAAAAGCCGCTCTTTTGCAAGAGCGGCTTTTTTGTGTGCCTGCTTTTTGGGCAGTGGGCAAAATGAGGATAACTGCTGGCTGGCTGTAGTATAGTGCAGGCGAAATACTTACAAAATCAGCCACTTATCCACTTATCCACACAGTTTTTACCGTGTTTTGTGGATAACCGTGGTTTTAGGCAGGCCACTGTACGTCAAGGTCTTCGGATATAAACACCCCGAAGTTGACAAACTGCAGCTCGTTCTCATCAAAGTAAAGGTCAATCATTTCCTTCTCGTAGGAAATGCGCATTTCGCCGGTATCCATCTTCTCGGTCTCGCTGGCTTCGTGACCGTGGCGGCTCATGAGGGCCTGGATTTCGTCGGGCGTTTTGCCATGGATGTTCTCGCCGTAGAGGCGCATGCCGGGGTGGTCGGTTTCGATGCAGCTCAGGCGGAAGTCGTCTTCGCGGTCGAAGTACAGGGAGTAGCCTTCTTCGAGGTAGTTCCAGGCCTGGTGCTCAAACTCGTCGTCGTCTTCCGACTCTTCGATTTCTTCGGGCTCACCCATCAGGGCGCGCACCTCGTCCATGGTGGCCCCGAAGCGGAGCGGGCCCATGCCGGTGCCCAGGGTGATTTCGTTTTCGTCGAGGCTCTGAGGCGTTGCGTTTGTCGGGGTCATAGCGCTTGGGTTGGGGGTAGTTCTTGGAGAAAGTAAAGGTAGGAGGTTGAGGGTTGATAAGTGGCGGCGGCCTGGTAGGTGCGGGAGGAATGCCCGCTTACCGAGGCACCTCGCGGGCGCAATCGGGGCCGGCTCTATTTGCCAGCGGCAGCTACCGGCCACCTATCAACACTATGCACCGGCTTATCAACATTTCACGGCTCATTTCCCGTAGCGGGCTTCAAAGTCAGCGCGCTGTTGCACGTAGTCGGGGTGGGTTTTGGCCTGGTCCCATTTGCGCTTGAAGATGGCGGCGGCTTCAGCTTTTTCGGGGTCTTCGGGCGAGCGGGGCAGCTCCTCGCGGCCGTGGGCCCCGCTCTGGCCCTTCTTATCGGCCGGCACGGGCCCCGCGTACTTTTTGCCGCCCTGGTGGTTGGCGTAGCGCCGGGCGCGCGTGAAGCCCATCTGCAGGAACTTCCGGGCCATGTCGGCCCCCACAAAGTCGTGCGCCTTCAGATAGGCCTCAAACAGCCCGTAAATAGTTTCCGACGACTCCCGGGCCACTTCGGGCGTGCGGAAGCGCCAGTGGGGCAGAATTTCGCTTTTGTAGGGCTCCACCAGCAGCACGCCCTGCTCGCCTTTGCCCACGCGGTACAGCTCGGGCTGCTCGCGCAGGTTGAGGTGCCGGAAATCCTGGTCGTAGTTGAAGGGCATGGCGGGAGAGGTTGCCCGCTGTATACGGCGGCCGCGGCTCCCTGAGTTTCCGGCGCGCTGGATTTGATTTTCCTCCGGCCCATTTGAAACGCCGAATCGGTGGCCTCTTTTTTTTGAGGGCCGGCCGGGTTGTCCACAGGGTTAATAACTTTTTAAAAGAAGAAATTTTAAGAAATCTTTTTAATCTCCATCGTTAGGGCTGTGTATAAGTGGACAATCGGCGGGAGTAATCCACAGCGCGGATAACTTGTGTACAGCTTCGGGTTTATGCACCGTCTATCAACAGGGTGTGTGGATAGTAAATTGCTGACAATAAGACTTATAACCATCTTTTTCACAATCCACATAGCTTATCCACTAATCCACAATCCACAGCCAGCAGGGTGTGTGGATTGTGGTGAAAACCGGGGGAAGTTGTCCACCCTTATCCACGCGGTGTGGATACCAGAATGGGGGTGTAGGGGCGGCCAGAAATGCAAAAAAACTTATCCTGATTTTCTCCACGCGTTATCCCCAGGTTGTGGCAGTATTATCCACAGGTTAAGCCGTTTAGCCGAATGCCAGTGGAAAAGGCTGTGCAAAACCTGTGGAAAAGGAGGAGAAAACCCGCTCAGTGACTGGAATAAGCCGGTTTTGAATGTGGATAGCGCTCCGCGAAGGAGGTGAAAACCCACAAACCGGCCGCAATCTGCCCGAACACGGCCGGCCAGCCGTGGAACATAAATCATTAAAAAGCGGCCACACGCGCCAGAAACCCGCATTTTACCCCAGTAGAAGTAACTTTAAAAAGCGTTCCACGCATTTTTTAGGTCTGTAAAGAAGGATTCTGGCCTGCCAGAACCCAACCAGACAAAGCCGGACTCTTATCCGCTGCAACTGTCTTACGCGAGCTGCGGAACAGCTCCGGTCCGGCGGCTCTTTTCAGCCGTCGGGCCGGTCGTTATCAGAACTACCGGGCGGCTCCCGCCTGCCAACTCGCAGGCCTACCCTGGCCGACCTGACAGGTGAGCAAGCCGCCGGACTGGAACTGCTGGCTTTGAGCCCCCCCGTTTCCTCCCTCTGGGCTTATCATGGCTGCAGTATTATGGGCCACCCTAACAGCCACGAAAAAGTCCTCGGGTTAGCGTCTGGCCGTTGAAACGGAACAGGCGCTGACCCGAGGGCAGGGTTGCGGCGTGAATATCGGCTAGAACGCTAGGCGGATGTCTTCCACTTCCCAGTTGGCGCGAATCTGCACGGGCTGGGGCAGAAGGTACACCGGCTCGGCGGGCTGGAGTAGCAGCGGGTCGGCGTTGCGCCAGCGGCCGTCGGCGTCGGCGTCAATCAGCACCCGGATGGTGTAGGTGCCGGGAGCCAGACGGTCGAAGCGGAACGTGTTGCGCGGGCTCTCCAGGGTGGCGGCCACGGCGCCCTGGGCATCGAGCAGCTGCACCTCGTAGCGCGTGTACTTGGTCTGGATGGTGCCGGCCACGCTGCCCGTGCCCGACTGCTCCGTAACCCGCAGCCGCAACGGCCGCGCCCCCAGCCGCTGCCCCGAAATGGTCGTGACGTTCAGGGTATCGAGGCGGAGCGTGACGGTGGTTTTGGCTTTGGTATTGAGCAGCACCGTGAGGCGCGAGCGGTCCGGGCTGAGCTTCACCTCGGGGCCCAGCGGCAGCGCCCGGCGCGTGAGGGAGTCTTCCTGCAGCAGCACGGCGGGCTTGCCGGCCGCCACGCGTACAGGCTCCGTGAACACAAAGCGCACCTCGCCCTGCCGGTACACTTCGCGCGGACTGCCTTCCACCGAATATACCGGCGGGCGGCGGGTGGGCGCCGTGCCCTGAAACTTCACGTTGATGGTGTCGCGGCTGGAGTTGCCGGCGCTGTCGGTGGCGGCCAGCAGGTAGCGGCCTTCCTGCAGGGCGGCGGTGCGGTAGAGAGCCACGGCCCGGCCCTGCTCCTGCAGTTGCAGCGCTTCAGCCAAGGGCGCGGTGGCGGCCACCCCGAGCGGAGCCAGCACGGCCGTGCGCAGGCCCTCGTTGTAGCTCACCCGAAACTGCGTGGGGGCCGCTTGCTGGCCGCTCACCACGGGCCGGCGGGCATCGGGGCGCACCAGTTCCAGGCGCACGCTATCGGGCCGGGCGCCAACCGTGATGGGCTGGGGCAGGTAGGCAATCTTCTCGCCGTCGTCGTAGCGGGTGTTCTGGTTTTTGTCGAGCAGGGCGTAAAGGCGGTAGCGGCCGGCCTTCAGGTTGCGCAGGCTATACGCGCCGCTCTTGTCGGTGCGGGCCAGGTAGTAGGGCTTGCCGCGGCGCAGGCCGGCGGTGTCGGCTTCGGGGTAGAGCAGCACGGAGGCGGCATCGGCGGGCTGCTGCGTAAGCAGGGTGCGCACAGTGCCCACCACGGCCCCCGAGTCGAGCACGGCCCCGGTGCTGAAGCTCACGCGGGCATCGGTGGCGGGCAGGCTCTCGGTGATGTCGCTGATGGCGTTGCCGAAGTTGAACGAGTAGGTGGTGTTTTCGTCGAGGGGCTTGTCGAACACCAGCGAAATGGCGTTGCGCTCCTCGCGCACCTTGTACTTGTTGTCGTCGGGGATGGTGGGCGCGATGATGAGGTTCTTCTGCAGATCCTTGAGCTGCACGGCTTCCGAAAACTCCAGCCGCACCACCTGGGTGCGGGCGTTGCGGGCGCCATCAGCCGGCACCGAGCGCACCAGCTTGGGCGCCACCGTGTCGCGCGGGCCACCCTGCGGCGAGCTGATGGAAGCGCAACCGGCCAAGCCAGCCGCGGCCGAAAGCAGGAACAGGAAACTAGCGCGAGCGGACATTGTAGAGCAGAAGCGTGGAAATGGTAAGTACGGCCAAGGCAAGAGCGGCAAAAAGCGCCGTCTTACGCGTCGGCTTGTCGTCGTCCTCGGCCGCCGGCGTGGGCGGGTCGGGCACTAGGGCGGGGCGTTGTTGGAGCGTGTCGGCCAAAGGGCGGCGGGTGGTATCGGGCGTATACGAGGCTACCCTAACGCCGGACCGGGGCCGGGCCGTATGCGCCGGCAGCGGCTGAGGCGCACTGGCTGACTGCCAGCGCGGTAGCCCCTCCCCTACCCTACCGCTCCGGCCGGACAAGGGCCCGGCGGCCAGCAGGAGTCCGAGTACCAGAGCTGCCGGCGTACGCATCCCCTCAGCGTTTGGTGGCCACGTAAATCAGGCTCGAATACTGCCCTTCGTGCTGCTCGGCGTACTGGTTGGACTTGTAGCCGGCCTTCAGCACGGCCAGCATGCCGCCGTTGCGCTCGGCGCGGTGCTTTTCGCTGAGCATGCTCACGTAATAGGCATCCAGGGCCATCGGCAGCGTCTCCATCACCTGCATCTTGTGCTTTTTGAGCAGCTGGGTCATGGTTTTGGGGCTGAAATGGTAGAGGTGGCGCGGCACGTCGTAGGCGGCCCAGTCCTGGCGGTAGTGCTGGGCGTCGAGGCTATCCACGTTGGGCACTGCAATCAGCAGCACGCCATCAGGCTTCAACAAGCTGATGAGCTGCGTGAGGGTTTCGTTCAGGGTATGAACGTGTTCCAGTACGTGCCAGAGCGTAATGGCATCAAAGGAACCAGCCTGATAGGTTACCAGACTTTCGGTACCGACGGGCTGGCCCACGCGGTGGCTGGCTTCCTCGCGGGCGCGGGCGTTGGGCTCCCAGCCAGCCA
Proteins encoded in this region:
- a CDS encoding Ig-like domain-containing domain: MSARASFLFLLSAAAGLAGCASISSPQGGPRDTVAPKLVRSVPADGARNARTQVVRLEFSEAVQLKDLQKNLIIAPTIPDDNKYKVREERNAISLVFDKPLDENTTYSFNFGNAISDITESLPATDARVSFSTGAVLDSGAVVGTVRTLLTQQPADAASVLLYPEADTAGLRRGKPYYLARTDKSGAYSLRNLKAGRYRLYALLDKNQNTRYDDGEKIAYLPQPITVGARPDSVRLELVRPDARRPVVSGQQAAPTQFRVSYNEGLRTAVLAPLGVAATAPLAEALQLQEQGRAVALYRTAALQEGRYLLAATDSAGNSSRDTINVKFQGTAPTRRPPVYSVEGSPREVYRQGEVRFVFTEPVRVAAGKPAVLLQEDSLTRRALPLGPEVKLSPDRSRLTVLLNTKAKTTVTLRLDTLNVTTISGQRLGARPLRLRVTEQSGTGSVAGTIQTKYTRYEVQLLDAQGAVAATLESPRNTFRFDRLAPGTYTIRVLIDADADGRWRNADPLLLQPAEPVYLLPQPVQIRANWEVEDIRLAF
- a CDS encoding DUF4385 domain-containing protein, whose protein sequence is MPFNYDQDFRHLNLREQPELYRVGKGEQGVLLVEPYKSEILPHWRFRTPEVARESSETIYGLFEAYLKAHDFVGADMARKFLQMGFTRARRYANHQGGKKYAGPVPADKKGQSGAHGREELPRSPEDPEKAEAAAIFKRKWDQAKTHPDYVQQRADFEARYGK
- a CDS encoding class I SAM-dependent methyltransferase → MIYERLEKCPVCGKTEFRNKLVVEDKSVSKESFAIQQCEACSFQFTNPRPDAAHIGRYYESDEYVSHNSGAGGMINQAYKVARFFTMRRKVGLLNKLAPRKGRLFDYGCGTGHFLAAAKADGWQVAGWEPNARAREEASHRVGQPVGTESLVTYQAGSFDAITLWHVLEHVHTLNETLTQLISLLKPDGVLLIAVPNVDSLDAQHYRQDWAAYDVPRHLYHFSPKTMTQLLKKHKMQVMETLPMALDAYYVSMLSEKHRAERNGGMLAVLKAGYKSNQYAEQHEGQYSSLIYVATKR